In Trichlorobacter lovleyi, the DNA window GAGGAGTTTGATTACCGTTGCAAACAGGCTGGACAGCTGGCTTCAAAGATGCGCTTTCTGGCAGCCCCTTGGAACGGCATGCTACAGAATGATGCATGGCTTAAACGGGCAAGCCATGCCAACCACTGCGCCCAATCCCTGGCAAAACGGCTCCGTGCAGTACCACAGCTGGAGATCATGTTTCCGGTAGAGGCCAATGCCGTCTTTGTCAGCATGCCGCAAGCCCTGGTTGACTCACTGCACCGGCTGGGCTGGCATTTCTACAGCTTTATCGGTGCCGGCGGCGCCCGGCTGATGTGTTCATGGGCAACGGAGGAAAGCGATATTGAAGCGTTGGTGGGGGATATTCAAAAGTTGGCAGCAGAAAACACAGAGTTTCAGGAGCATTTTCTATCCTGGGGGTGAGAAACAGAAAATGCTGCGGGGCCTACAAAACAGCACGTCGCACAGGGCTGTTCTAGAGCGTTATCCGCTCAGCCCGGTGCTTCTTAACGGGCCATGGCAGCCGAGATCTCCTGCACCAACTCCATAGCATCCAGCAGCTCCGCCTTGCTGTCAGGCGTCATCAGCCAGACACCCTGGTTGTCCTGCTCAAGCCTGACCGGAGCCTCCAATGCCACGCTGGAGACCTGCCCCACCTGCAATGCCAGCCCGCCCAGCCGCAGGTCCAGCACCACCAGCTTTTCCGGCGCCTGTTCCGGCTCTGCGCCGATATACCAGGCAAGATCCACCACCGCCGCAACCACGCCGGCAGACCGGACAGCCCCCAGACACCAGACCGGGGCACGTGGCACCGGAGACAGAGGCCGCAACTCACTTACCTCGGATACCTGTTCAAGGGGCAAGGCATAGTTCTGGCAGCCTGCCTGCAGCAGCAGGAAACGCCGGACCTCATTCATACTGTTTCCACCAGCTCTATGGCCTCCTCCAGGGTAAACCGGCGCACAAGCCGTTCCAGTTCATCGGCCAGCTGGGTCAGTTCTCTGGTTGCCAGGGCCATATCCTGCATGGCAGCCAGCTGTTCCTCTGTCGCAGCCGAGACCTCTTCGGTGGCAGCGGCATTGTCATCCGCAACCCTGGCAATCTCATCAACGGCCTGCACCATCTTGCCTGCCCCCTCCATCTGCATCTGCGACAGATCGGCAATACTGTTGGCCCGCCGCTCGGTTTCCTGAACACTGGTAATAATCTCGCCAAAGGCGTTGGCCGTGATATCAACATTCTTCTTGCCGTCATGGATCATGCGGGAGCTCTCCAGCAGACTCTCATGCACCCGCTGGCTCTCATCACGCAAGGTCGCGATCAGGTCGGTGATCTCTCCCACAGAATGGGAGGTGCTGTCGGCCAGCTTACGGACCTCATCAGCCACCACGGCAAAGCCTTTGCCATATTCACCGGCCCGCACCGCCTCAATCGAGGCATTCAGGGCTAACAGATTGGTCTGGCGGGCCACTTCACCAATAAAATCAGCAACCTTACCCACCCGCTGCAGACGACTGTTCAGCTGGTCAAAACGGGTGCTGAGTTCTTCGGTCCGCACAAAAAAGTCTTTCATCAGCAGCAGGGCATCACCGGCCAGATCAGCGCCACGCCTGGCAGTCTGACTGGTTTCACGGGCACAGCGGGAGCTTTCCCGGGCCCGTGAGGCCACCAGCTCGATCGAGATCGCGGTCTCCTTTATAATGCGGGAGCTACGCTCCACCAGTCCGGCCTGGGTCTCGGCACCATGGGAGATCTGCTCAATGGCCCGCGCCACCTCTTCGGTAGAGGCACTGATCTCCACAGCGGTGCCGTTAATCTCCTTGGAAGCCCCGGCCAGCTTGGCGGAACTGCTCCGGATATGCCCGACCAGATCCCGCAGGTTCTGGATCATCTGGTTAATGGCGTCGGTCAACTCATGGGTTTCATCCGGGGTACTGGTGGGAGGCAGTTGAATATCACAGGAGAGATCGCCCTGGCTGACCTCATGGGCAGACTCAGTTAACATACCTATATTGCGGGCAAATTTTCTTGAAAAGAGCCATCCCATGATCAGACCCACGGTCAGGGCGACCACAAGGGTCAAAAACTGGGTAACCCCGGGAGAATAACCCAGTGCCGCCACCACTGGCGGAGCAAAGGCCACCACCGCCACAACGGCAACAAAGCCGAGGATGAATTTATACCCGAGCGGTACCCGCATCTGCATAGCTAGCTCCTCATCTGCGAGAGTAAATTCGTTCAACCGGGTCCAAGGTGGCAAACCTGCCCCGCAGGATTGTCGGCATACTCTCGGATTTGCCGAGCACCAGTATACCATCCTGCGGCAAAATATCCGCAATGGCGTGCAGAATTTTTTCCTGGGCCGGTCGATTGAAATATATCAGGGTATTGCGACACAGCACGAGCTCTGCCTGAGGGTAACAGGCAACCTGGTGCAGATCCATCTGCCTGAACCTGACCATCGAACTCACTTCCGGGCAGAGCAGCAAACCGTCTGCTGTCTCTGTAAAGAATCTTGCCCGGCGGTCGCAAGAGACTTCGCGCAGGGCCGACTCTGCATAGAGTGCATTCCGGGCCCGGGCCAGCGAATTGCCGTCTATATCAGTC includes these proteins:
- a CDS encoding methyl-accepting chemotaxis protein, which codes for MQMRVPLGYKFILGFVAVVAVVAFAPPVVAALGYSPGVTQFLTLVVALTVGLIMGWLFSRKFARNIGMLTESAHEVSQGDLSCDIQLPPTSTPDETHELTDAINQMIQNLRDLVGHIRSSSAKLAGASKEINGTAVEISASTEEVARAIEQISHGAETQAGLVERSSRIIKETAISIELVASRARESSRCARETSQTARRGADLAGDALLLMKDFFVRTEELSTRFDQLNSRLQRVGKVADFIGEVARQTNLLALNASIEAVRAGEYGKGFAVVADEVRKLADSTSHSVGEITDLIATLRDESQRVHESLLESSRMIHDGKKNVDITANAFGEIITSVQETERRANSIADLSQMQMEGAGKMVQAVDEIARVADDNAAATEEVSAATEEQLAAMQDMALATRELTQLADELERLVRRFTLEEAIELVETV
- a CDS encoding chemotaxis protein CheW, producing MNEVRRFLLLQAGCQNYALPLEQVSEVSELRPLSPVPRAPVWCLGAVRSAGVVAAVVDLAWYIGAEPEQAPEKLVVLDLRLGGLALQVGQVSSVALEAPVRLEQDNQGVWLMTPDSKAELLDAMELVQEISAAMAR